The DNA window TTACTTTGATCTTCTTGTTTTATAAATGTACATGTGAGCGACAGTCTAATTTTCAACCTGGACTATGAAACCGAATAAATCCGGTCATCTGACAGGTTTAAAgatggttttctatttttaaaaaataaaaatatagttTAATCTCAAAACACAATTTATTTAaatcaaaaaaatatgaaactagtactGGTTTTCCTGTAAAATggttatctatctgttggtggtCTATGTGGTGATATTTGAATGTTATTTGTTTTAAATAGGTAATGAGCATGACCACAAGCAATAAAGGAATAGAAAAAGAAATAATTCTTCAAATAAATCTGAATAGATCACAAACACAtataaagtatttttttaaatgcTGCTACTTCCACAtttgtttgaattaaaaaaaattagttatgaatttttacGTATTAAACTAGTTATCAGAATAGTAAACCACATTTGAAGCTAGCAAGAGTGCTACAACCATGCGCCTCTGTCCCTTTTGTGATTTGTTCCACCTCAATCGTGAATGATTCCTTCTATCTACCCTCTCCTATCCACCTATCCCATCCCCATCCCTCCCCTCGACCCCGAACCCATCCCTATGGTGGCAGCTCATGTGACCACGAGGAAGCAGAGATGCTTGGCTACTACAAAAGGAATTTTCAGATGAtgtgtttttatttatttatagagGCTTGCGGACTACTGTCTTTGTCAAATGATATGTTTAAATTTAGAGAAACAACTTCATGGAGAATTGAGACATGTTCTTGCTTTGGCTTTTGTATGTCATGCATCAAATGAGGTCATTTATGTTTAGAAAGGTAGTGTCATGACATGTTTTTTGTTGCTTTATACAACAATTACCAAATGTATTTCAGTGTACTCCACTATGCACCTTTTCTCACTTTTGGCATGATGGTCTTGTCACTTTCATAACTCTTCCACTTTTGATATGTTTGATACATCATAAATTGATGTTTTACTATGGGTCTTGATCCGACAAATCCACTTAAGGTTATTAACATGGTCTAACAGAATAGGAATTGAATAGTTTCCATCTTAGTGTTTGTCATGTTTGATAAGAGCTTGTCTCTAATGCCCTTTCTGTTTACAAGGCTGTCAAAGATATCTAATCAACAAAGATGAAGGTCACATTGTTTTTCCTCTACCATTTGCAGCCAGCTGTTTATGTGTATATGTAATCTATTGGTGTGACCAATGGTTTTAGTGTATTCAATGGTTTGTTTAAACAGAAGCATAAGGCTATAGTGGCCATCCAAACCATGCTATCAGTAATATTAGGACATTGATGATATGTGGTTGTCTCATAATTTGTAATATGTATTTGTTGGTGTGATATGCCACATGTTAGATGCTTGCACCGTGGTGATGCTGGCAGTGACTGCATATTTATAAATGTCTATGCTTAGGTCTTAGCGTTACTATTCAATTATAAAGCCATGCCGAGTTGTAAAGCAAATGTTTGCTGAGTAAATGGTTGTTTAAGTTATGTAATGAAGAAGGCATGTGGCAGGATTTGATAAAAAACAAATACCTGAAAAATAAAATGTTAAGCCAAGTGTAAAAGAATGCAGGGGATTGCCATTTTTGGGCAGGCCTTATGAGTGTCAAAGATCAGTTCATAAACCTGGGTTGGTTTAGATTAAATAACGGAACACAAGTCATGTTTTGGAAAGACAAATGGATGGGGCATCCGGCTTTTAAAACCCGTTATCCAACCCTATACAATATGGTGCGCAAAATGCAGGAAATGGTAGCTGAGGTTCTGCAATCTGATCCTCTAAATGTGTCTTTCAGAAGGGCTTTGGTGGGGATAAAATTAATAGAATGGCATAGCCTAGTTGCTAATATTATGCATGTCACGTTGAACAATTTGTTGGATAAGTTTGTTTGGGGTTTACATAAAAATGGGCCCTTTTCTATGAATTCTATGTATAAGTTCCTTGTCAGCAATGGTATCAAAGTCACACAGGAGATATGGCAAATGAAAATACCCCTAAAAACAAAATCTTCACATGGTTCCTGAAAAAAGGAGTTATTTTAACAAAAGATAATCTAACACgaagaattggaatggtagtAAAGTGTCACGGTCCCAAGTAGGGCCCTCCTCAACGGGCTTAGCAGGCCGACCGGAGCCCAAGACTCGGCGACGACCCAGGCCAGGGGCGCCCCACGAGCGCCAGAGGAGGGCGCCgcaaccggggggggggggggggcgcccctCCGCCTCCACGTTATCCCGAGTTTTAGGTGAATTAGGAAATTTAGGAGATTTAGGAAAAAATAGGAATATTAAGTAGAGATTTGTTTAGGAAAAGGAATTGTGATTTTTTAGGAAAGAAAGGAAGTTTTGCTTTAAGAAAAAGGTGTCCAAATGTATAAGGACTCCTTCGTAGCTTTCTTGGTGTGCAAGTCCAATCGGGACTATAAATATAGGGTCATTATAACTATTTCAAGTCAAGAAGGAAATAGAGCATTGCTCTTTAaacaaatctctctctctctctctgcctccaTGGAGAATTCATCACAGCTAGCTGGCATGATGAGGCAGTTACCATTCCAAGTCGACACCACACTCCCCACCCTCGAGGAGGAAGGCTCTACTGAAATTCTTTAAAGGGCTTCGACTGCTGAATCTAGCTCCAATAGCATCCATAGTCAGGAAGTCTTTACTCTCCCGCAACCTCCACAGCATCCAGATGTTAACTCAGATGATGAGCCACTGGAGGACATCTCCGATGATATTCCTGCCCTAGATGCAAAATCAGAGACAGACAAAGCTGTGCAACTCAAGAAGAATAGGCATAGGCAAGCCCAACGTAATCGTGCCACCCATCGCAAGGAGGCCCTCGAGCATTACGAGGCTGACCACTAGCGCTGGGAAGAAGAAATTTGTCGCAAGCGCCTTGAAGACGAAGCCAAACAGGAACGTATCCTCCGGGAGCAAGATAGAGATGCGGAGCGCAGGAATCATGAAGGAAGACTTGCATCTGTGATGGTGAAGGGCAAGCTAGAGACTTGGGACACAACAAACTATTGAGGCCATGAAGTGCGAGTAGAGGTcttagcgccgatggaccgaggcaatgGTGAAGGGCAAGCTAGAGGCTCAAGACACGATGGACCGTCGTGGTGGTTGAACCGCCAAGCCCAGGTGGCTATTGGGCCTTTTGACCATTTGAAGAGAGCCGTTGGCGGGCTAGGGCTGCCACATGGGCCTCTGGCGGTTGGATCGCCAGCCACGCAGAGAGCCCATCAGCCCTCCCAAACGGCTAGTTCTTCTCACCTCTCTATAAATAGAGGAGTGGCCGATTGTGGGAGAGATCTTGTGTCatgaccatgacgcctaagaggggggggggtgaattaggcaatttaAAATCTATTTTCTAACTATGGCCTCTAGTttcaaccttagcaaaacctttgCAATAAAGTaagctatctaaatgtgcaacttcgattttgctaggtgtgttgctatctctaccgcaaaagagttatgcaacctagttCCAAtcttatcaactagcctatcaactaagctaggaaaggtaaagcacacaaccaagtgaggtagagatgcaaactcccgtcgatgactctggtatttttacctagGTATCGAAAAGCGTGGAAGctttccctagtcctcgttggagcccctcccaagggccaagctcccggtcgggtatctctgtggatagccccggaccttccccacatgcaagtgggtatccggtgtgccttccggtaGGCGTCTCCTAgactgctccccgccgtcttcattatcaagcttttggccgaaacaccgcgggccttgttccctccggtacatggtggcggccacaccacaaatgggattggtgtggtctcgcaagactacaagccccacaaagaacaacaatggtgcgcgcaagcaccgagtggcaagaggtgtgcaaacctcactaaacactaggtctaaacctaaAGCAAGCGCATATGAGCGTGGTCTAGCTAATCTGAGCAcatcacaaagcacctacgctaatcaccaagtGATCTATTAAGCCCTATGCATATGGAGAGCTCCAATGAGGTGTATGAATACCCTAGCACCTTCCCTCGGCTCTTCCACCCCTCAACAACTTTCTGCATAGGCACCAGACATGTCCAGTGCGgcacaccagacatgtccggtgccCTTTCCAAAACTAGTCATTTGGCTTCTGACAGCCGACCGTTGGGGCACAGTGTACGACTGGTGTACCGGACCTATCGGTGCCTGGTGTCCGGTGCGACACCGGTGATGACTGGTGCCCTATGGACTGCTCCAACCTGATTGCAACCTCTCTGGATAACGTGTCCAGTGCACCATAACCGGTGCACACCGGTCACACTAGTGGCCTCTGGTTGCTAAAGCCCGCGCTGCATGCTCTCGGGATGCCCTGTTCGGTGGGGTGTCCGGTGCaacaccagacatgtccggtgctGCTGATTCAGCAGCCCGTTGCtccattcttcatgtatcttcaTCTTTATTTGTTCGggcttcttccttcttgcatctTGAATTCTTCTTTTCTCTTGTCAACACATCTTCTAAGGTTCTCTTTTCGATGTTGATCAAACTCTTCTCGCTCCAAATAAATCCAAGTCCACCATGCAACCTATTGGagtacaaaataaacacttgcaaacatattagtccaacttggtcatgttgatcatcaaacaccaaaatccaaattaaatgggccaagggtccattttccttacaatcttccccttttttctgcttgatgacaacacgaccaaagcaagcaaataataatgaATACTAAATGAaaaacctatctacttgctaggatgcaatgcaaaggcaagttTATATGATGCCAAAAGATACCAAATGAAAGGAACTTTtacaacttatcttgcccttgccaaTGTCCCATTGTGGTATTATGgacttaagcctccccctaactccataatccactttcctccctttctcagaccattccCATTTAGGGTTCTCCCCCTTTGATCTTCTCAACATCTCATAACCAAAACCACTTGTGGCTTGACACCAATTGAATGttaccacttgtatcttggtaCCATTTGAAATCttccaaaaattttgaatttgTGGATTTTGGTATTATTATGGGTtgagcttgcttttggtcctacaacttctccccctttgaaatcaaacatcaaaaaggaagacattagtagcacaagggagggtcaaattttgtgatcctttatatATGGCATGGAATTgatcacaaaacttgactctcacattatatagactaaactccccctaagtgtatgcatacatatggcgGATGGCAAAGTATGTGCATAACCGACAAATTAAtgcacaagggagtttaatctatataatgcatggagaaagcatataaagatACCAAATTGAAAAATCAACATAATGATATcgatttagaaataccacatgtagagatCCAATTGGATGGATACCAAATGAAGGCAATTGAAAGCATGATGATTATCtacggggactccattttccttgcaatgagactactacacacaagataaACTTGAAGAAGGTGTTTGTCTCAAAgcttccaacttgtagagtaacctccccctaaaagtGTGCATACAAgtttggaatacttgtaggagacatgcacattgacttTTAAGGCTAAAATACCACTTTTGAAAGTTGACACCACTTGGGTGATATTTGGGGTtagttatctacaatttggactttggcacatataaaATCAACCAATTGAAAATGAGCTATGTGTCgtgctgtagggtcgagatggcggactagaggggggatgaatagtcctttctaaaaaaactAATCGCGAcggctaactgaaacaaatgcggaattaaaactatcggtctagccaagactacacccttctatctatgttcacaaacaccttacaaagatcctaattaagcaactaaggtgccaggctaggtagagctcacctaaacaattctagcttgcaaggtcacacaaacctatgcaactagtacttcaagcaaaccggggagctcctacacaaactagtgatgcaaagcgcacaaagcctaatctcactagcaatgctcaatagcaaggctacacaagccaaactagagagctcaaattacttagctacacaaactaagcaatgtaactagcaaggctacacaagccaactagTTATGCAAGGGAGCTACAACTATGCTACACGATCAAGCTAGctacacaagagcaactacataggcacaatatatgaatgaataaatacaagcttgtgtatggatattgcaaaccaacgggaagatgtAGACAAGTTGACATGATCGATTTTTCCCCGAGGTTCGGTGGTTTGCCAACCACTTAATCCCCGTTGATACAAGCTCAAGGTTGCTGCCAGTCCTCTTgatagtggtgacccacaagtcacactctcccacgtggagtgcttaccacaagctctagcactcaACTCGGCCTAACCACTTGACGCTCTTCACAtctcgctcaactagagttgcttttCACGATCCCCGTGGGGctagcacaatacccctcacaaagctcttctctggagccacgcaagcttcttgcgtgcttcgacggagatcatagccaccaagccgtctatgaggtggcaacctccaagagtaacaagcaccaccggcttgcaactcgatcacctagtgttaACACTTGCAATCTCTTAATGCAACGCACTacaatcactcactcgcaatcgtatcgcactcttgcaagcacaagtgagttagagggctcccaagcacacctacacaaagcCACAAAGGCCCAAGGGTGCTCAGCAGCCGGCCAAAGCCGGCTAAGGGCTCCTTTTTACCCCCCAAGGGATAAAAAAAGAGCCATTGCTTGGAAAACCAGCCACGAGGGCTCTGGACCGGGGGTCTGGACCATCAACCCTAGGTCCGGACCACCAGATCATGCCATGTGTTGCTAGCTATTTGAAACTAGCTGTTGGAATGCAATGGCTATTTCGTGCACGCTCAGGCCTGCTCTGGACGCAGCGTCCGGACTTGCACAGTGCTCGGTCCGGACCAATGATGACTAGGGTCCGGAGCTCTCCAAAGAGTTCCCGAGAGCACCAAAACACTTCGGACCAACATCCAGAGAGTTGCAGctacatgtagcgactgcaatcattcACGAGCAGAAGGAAATACCACCGCCCGCCATGCGTGGCCGGCGTGATTGGCCAACAGAGGTTGCCATGGATGAGCTCGACGGCGTCCGCCGCGCGATACATGGCCACCTTTGGAAACGATAGCCTTCTCTGCTTCccagccaggcagctgtcacatagctcgcctacGTGCTCGATGTGGGGCagcccttggaccatcttctctagccaaccgagcgtgtcgaagctgagatgtccgaaccgggcatgtcacagccacggctcctcggtgtgccgCGCCGCCAGGCATGCCGGCTTCTCCACCTTCAAATCGAGCTAGTATAATCGATTACGGGAGTGTTTTACCTTGGCAAGAAGACACCACTCTTCATCGTAGATCTTCAAGATCCCGCTGTTGATCCACACCTCGCACCCGTGCTCATCCAGCTATCCGATGCTGACGATGCTCGAGCACAGCCGTGGGATGTAGTACACATCCGTTAGTGCGAtcctagtttttatttataactctcaccaaaggTTTTTATAATTAGaaattttataatctgttgtcatagcttatatatcaatgcttcattatGCCATGAATATgtatttattttcgctgtaactctgatcaaatgtttatatttcgctgttaaatcaaattgttcataactctgatgttatattaaaagtgatgtaagaaatggcttaagaatgttgtaagctttattcgaGCGGCCGGTGGCCGGCGAGCTCCATCTCTGGCAGAATTCGACCGGCATGAAGCCTTGAATCTTCTGCTCCATTCTAATACTCTGATTTGGCTCCTTGATTTTCTCTGTATCATCCATCCCATCGCCGTCACGGGAGGTCGCCTGGTGCAGCATCAACAACGCCACCACTAGCGTTGAATCGAGCACTTCAGATGCAAATACTGTGTGGTCATCCTCGTATCCTACTGTACAATTAAATCAACATTTGCTTCCTATTCATAACGTGGAATCAATGTGTGCCCCAATgtgacagaagcagttcttcaaCAACTTCAAAACAAAATTGCAGAGGCTGGAGGAGAAAATTGAGTCATAATTGAATTTTCTCGTAAGGTCTCTATGCTCCTTATTTCACCTTTTTAAATTAAATCGCTGCATTAGTTTGTTCTGTAATTTAAGTTGAACCCTAGATATCTATTTGTTGAACTCATGAAACTTACAATCGGTTTGTTATTCAGTTACTAAATATATTATTAAAGTATACCAACCGTATCCCGTGTCATCGCTTTTTCAAAAATGGTGTATCCGCGTATCCGATGCTCGTATCCGTTTCTGAGCTGCATAGCTTGCCAGGTACAAGGGTGGTTGGCAAGTACTCCAACCCCCAACTACTCCTATATTATCCTAGTACACAGATATCGTTCCGTGTGACCTTCGATCCCCTCGCCGTAATCGGCAGTCACAGGCGCGCTGCCATGATCTAGTACATCGGGACATCCCTCTCTTACGCGCCTATCGGGATGACTGGATCCAGCGGCCGGTGGCCGGCGAGCTCCATCTCTGGCAGAATTCGACCGGCATGAAGCCTTGAATCTTCTGCTCCATTCTAATACTCTGATTTGGCTCCTTGATTTTCTCTGTATCATCCATCCCATCGCCGTCACGGGAGGTCGCCTGGTGCAGCATCTACAGCGCCACCACTAGTGTTGGAAGAATCGCGCACTTCAGATGCAAATACTGTGTGGTCATCCTCGTATCCTACTGTACAATTAAATCAACATTTGCTTCCTATTCATAACGTGGAATCAATGTGTGCCCCAATgtgacagaagcagttcttcaaCAACTTCAAAACAAAATTGCAGAGGCTGGAGAAGAAAATTGAGTCATAATTGAATTTTCTCGTAAGGTCTCTATGCTCCTTATTTCACCTTTTTAAATTAAATCGCTGCATTAGTTTGTTCTGTAATTTAAGTTGAACCCTAGATATCAATTTGTTGAACTCATGAAACTTGCAATCGGTTTGTTATTTAGTTACTAAATATATTATTAAAGTATACCAGCCGTATCCCCGTGTGATTGCTTTTTCAAAAATGGTGTATCCgcgtatccgatacgtatcgTATCCGATACTCGTATCCGTATCTGAGCTGCATAGCTTGCCAGGTACAAGGGTGGTTGGCAAGTACTCCAACCCCCAACTACTtctatctaatcctagtacacagacatgtcatattgccatgctgctacagtgactagatgtgacagtaggACTGACTTTTATGACATCCCCTACTACGCGGGTACAAAGGGAGGAGCAGATTATTTCTAACAATCTGGACTAATATCTTTAAGGCCCACATATCAAGGTCAAAGCCATTGTTTGCAAGTTTTTTTGTATATATTAAGAGACCATATACAAGGTGGGACAAATTGAGGGTCACTGATGCATTTTGCTTTACTAGTTTAAAGCAACTAGTGAGCTACCATGAGAAAGAAATGCAATAATGACCCACGCGAAGAATAATCTCAACACATAAAAGAAAAAACAGACTGTTCATGCACTGTAGCATGGAGCCGGCGAAGCTTGAAATCGTGGCTTCGCCGGCTCCTCCTCTTTCCGGcttcttttcagttcattttgcGCCTCGATTTCCGAAACGGCTCCTGCTACAGTACCCCGAgatgaggagccggagccgccagGAACAGCGCCAAACACATCCTAAACGAGGCCTTGGTCGTCGGGCTTCTAGTATGGGATGGGATGGTCAGATGGACTCCTGCTGCACCCCTAAGCCATGGAACTAAGTCCTTGTTTAGTTAggtgaaatttaggaatttgactACGGttgcactttcgtttttatttggcaattagtattcaaccatggactaattaggttcaaaacgttcgtctcgcgatttccaactaaactgtgtaattagtttttttcgtctatatttaatgctctatacatgtgctactgtagtattttgtgagaaaactttttgaaactaaacgaggccttagtTCGTGATGTCACGTCTGGAGCATGGGACTATTGGGATGGACGCTTGCTGCGTCCATGATGTCATTCTCCAAAGTCTCCACCTCATCAGCAACAGCAGCAGAGCAGTCAACATCGACGTCGGCATGTTTGAGGCCTGCCAAATTCTGCAGACCAAGGACCAGGCCACCTTCCCACTTGAACTGGAACCGTGCAATCAGGTGCAGTTTGAGCCTTTCGAGCTTTGGCATGGCTCCCGGCTCAAACTCCAATGCCGCGTCACACCAATAACAGCGGAAATGAAACTTGAGCAAACGCTGAAATCCTTGTGGGTTGATTGCTTTCCTTGGGTAGACGATGCCTGAATCTCCATCTTTGTCATTGAATAAGCCAGCACTAAGAGAGAGCAGCATGGGTAAACTTACTAGAATATTTCTTCCTTCCTTGCGTGCTTCACCACGGACAAAAACGCGGAGGCGGGTCAGGTTGACTAGTGAGCTGATTTGAGGGCCCATGCAATTTAAGTCACGTGTATTAAGAACAAGCTTTCGAAGTGGTGGTGAAGTAGGGACACACGAAGACATGAATGGACGTGTGGCATCAGCATCATTCCCCCACACGCGCAGTTCTCGCAGGCGCGTGAGCAGCTTGGAGAGCAAAGAGATACATGCTTTCTTGCGGCCCTCCAGAGCACGAAATTCAGTAAAGTACGGCCAATCAATTTTAAGTAATTTCAGATTGGTCAGATCACCGAGTCCTTGGATAAACTTTACAGATTGATTACCCAAATTGATCTTCGATAGCTCTTCCAACGCCTGCAGACTTCTGATTACATCATGTTGTTGCAATAAATGAACACAAAGCTCTATAGCTGTACTACGAAGTCTCAAACCTTTTTTGTCTTCCCATTGGCTGTCTGCAGCGGGCCGGGGTAAGCATCAGGTGTGGTCGGCGGCTCTAGGAGACACGGATAAGTAATAGCAGTTCCAAGTGCACAAGACCCTTCTTAACATTAAAGCACTTCTAGTTAGTCTCAACGGCTCATTAATGATCAAAGGGGAGGAACCACAGTTTGCCCTCAAGCAGCGACGAAGCCAGCGGGGGGGCTACccgtgctccagccccccctacagccatgatttacatggagcccgggcttagcccgggctaccgccatgaggaggaagaagaaggcaaggaggggctggaggaa is part of the Miscanthus floridulus cultivar M001 chromosome 9, ASM1932011v1, whole genome shotgun sequence genome and encodes:
- the LOC136479755 gene encoding disease resistance protein RGA5-like; the protein is MGRQKRSLQALEELSKINLGNQSVKFIQGLGDLTNLKLLKIDWPYFTEFRALEGRKKACISLLSKLLTRLRELRVWGNDADATRPFMSSCVPTSPPLRKLVLNTRDLNCMGPQISSLVNLTRLRVFVRGEARKEGRNILVSLPMLLSLSAGLFNDKDGDSGIVYPRKAINPQGFQRLLKFHFRCYWCDAALEFEPGAMPKLERLKLHLIARFQFKWEGGLVLGLQNLAGLKHADVDVDCSAAVADEVETLENDIMDAASVHPNSPMLQT